A window from Salarias fasciatus chromosome 11, fSalaFa1.1, whole genome shotgun sequence encodes these proteins:
- the gba1 gene encoding lysosomal acid glucosylceramidase, with product MMSVCWSISVLLAVVVIAAEVILTNGSSKCVARSFGHDSVVCECNSTYCDSVGSASLPPLGGFTSYLSSRAGSRLEVTQGQVQANSSGAGVRLTIVPQQKYQRIRGFGGSMTDAAAINILSLSAAAQDQLLRQYFSGEGIGYSVVRVPMASCDFSTRLYTYADRPGDYGLDNFTLAAEDVNMKIPLLQRAQALSPRRLDLLASAWSAPAWMKTNGALTGKGSLKGRPGGKEHKTWAQYYVRFLEEYAKYNLTFWALTTGNEPSAGRLTNYSFQALGFTPEEQRDWVALDLGPALQASSFPRTHILILDDNRLLLPHWAKVVLNDVHAGKYIHGVAVHWYLDALIPAEISLGATHHLYPEYYLFGTEACAGWSPLDRGVKLGSWARAEQYAHDIMEDLNHYVVGWTDWNLALDHTGGPNWVKNFVDSPVIVDAKRDVFYKQPTFYSLAHFSKFLLEGSQRVGVSASEETRLEYSAFIRPDNSVVLVILNRSPSEIQFEVWDPAVGYISSAAPAHSLITLGWNTS from the exons ATGATGTCGGTGTGTTGGTCCATCTCTGTGCTGTTGGCTGTTGTTGTCATTGCAGCAGAAGTGATCCTCACTAAtg GAAGCAGTAAATGCGTTGCCAGGAGCTTTGGCCATGACTCCgtggtgtgtgagtgtaacTCAACCTACTGTGACAGTGTGGGCTCCGCCAGCCTGCCTCCTCTGGGGGGCTTCACCTCCTACCTGAGCAGCAGGGCCGGCAGCAGGCTGGAGGTCACGCAGGGTCAGGTCCAGGCCAACAGCTCTGGAgcag GCGTCAGGCTGACCATCGTTCCCCAGCAGAAGTACCAGAGGATCAGGGGCTTCGGCGGATCGATGACGGATGCTGCGGCCATCAACATCCTGTCCCTGTCTGCGGCTGCCCAGGACCAGCTGCTGCGGCAGTATTTCTCCGGTGAAG GTATTGGCTACAGTGTGGTGCGCGTCCCCATGGCCAGCTGCGACTTCTCCACACGTCTGTACACGTATGCAGACAGACCTGGAGACTACGGCCTGGATAACTTCACTCTGGCCGCTGAAGACGTCAACATGAag aTCCCCCTCCTGCAGCGCGCTCAGGCCTTGTCTCCACGCCGCCTGGATCTGCTGGCCAGCGCCTGGAGCGCTCCCGCCTGGATGAAAACCAACGGCGCTCTCACGGGGAAGGGCTCCCTGAAGGGCCGGCCGGGAGGGAAGGAGCATAAGACGTGGGCGCAGTACTACGTCAG GTTCCTGGAGGAATATGCAAAGTATAACTTGACCTTCTGGGCGCTCACCACAGGAAATGAGCCCTCTGCAGGACGGCTGACAAACTACAG CTTCCAGGCTCTGGGCTTCACtccggaggagcagagggactGGGTGGCTCTGGATCTGGGCCCGGCCCTGCAGGCCTCGTCATTCCCGCGCACTCACATCCTCATACTGGATGACAaccgcctgctgctgcctcaCTGGGCCAAAGTG GTTCTAAATGACGTCCATGCAGGAAAGTACATCCACGGCGTGGCGGTGCACTGGTACCTGGACGCCCTCATCCCGGCGGAGATCAGCCTGGGAGCCACTCACCACCTCTACCCGGAGTACTACCTGTTTGGCACGGAGGCGTGCGCCGGCTGGAGCCCGCTGGACCGGGGGGTGAAGCTGGGGAGCTGGGCGAGAGCGGAACAGTACGCGCACGATATCATGGAG GACTTAAACCATTACGTGGTGGGCTGGACGGACTGGAACCTGGCCCTGGATCACACCGGCGGACCGAACTGGGTGAAAAACTTCGTCGACAGTCCCGTCATAGTGGATGCGAAACGTGACGTCTTCTACAAGCAGCCAACTTTCTACAGCCTGGCCCATTTCAG TAAGTTCTTGTTGGAGGGGTCTCAGCGCGTGGGAGTGTCTGCCAGTGAAGAAACGCGGCTGGAATACTCGGCCTTCATCAGACCAGATAACTCAGTGGTGCTCGTCATATTAAACAG GTCGCCGTCAGAGATCCAGTTTGAGGTCTGGGATCCCGCCGTGGGCTACATCTCCTCCGCTGCTCCGGCTCACTCTCTGATCACACTGGGTTGGAACACATCGTGA